A single region of the Glycine max cultivar Williams 82 chromosome 20, Glycine_max_v4.0, whole genome shotgun sequence genome encodes:
- the LOC100793051 gene encoding probable protein phosphatase 2C 34: protein MGHFSSAFNRLAKSFTTKKGRSSDECNGREAAEAMAKEAKRNHFMLHSSGTVNVDGSNNFASVFSRKGQKGVNQDCCIVWEEFGCQEDMIFCGIFDGHGPWGHFVAKRVRKSMPPSLLCNWQETLSQTPLHSDVDFDIETEKKQHRFNLWKHSYLKTCAAIDRELEQNRKIDSFYSGTTALSIVRQGELIIIANVGDSRAVLATTSDDGSLVPVQLTIDFKPNLPQEAQRILESQGRVFCLDDEPGVHRVWLPDEEFPGLAMSRAFGDYCVKKYGLISVPEVTHRNITTKDQFVVLATDGVWDVISNQEAVDIVSSTPDRTDSSKRLVECAMRAWKRKRRGIAMDDISAICLFFHSSPSLDQVATPE from the exons ATGGGGCATTTTTCATCTGCGTTCAATAGGTTGGCAAAGTCATTCACAACGAAGAAAGGAAGGAGTTCTGATGAATGTAATGGAAGAGAAGCCGCGGAAGCAATGGCAAAGGAAGCCAAAAGAAATCACTTCATGTTGCATAGCTCTGGCACAGTTAATGTTGATGGTTCAAACAACTTTGCCTCAGTTTTCTCCAGAAAAGGCCAGAAAGGAGTTAATCAGGATTGCTGCATTGTGTGGGAA GAATTTGGGTGCCAAGAGGACATGATCTTCTGCGGGATTTTTGATGGGCATGGGCCATGGGGTCACTTTGTGGCCAAAAGAGTACGAAAGTCAATGCCGCCATCTTTGCTATGCAACTGGCAGGAGACACTTTCCCAAACTCCACTTCATTCAGATGTTGATTTTGATATAGAGACAGAGAAAAAGCAACACCGGTTTAACTTGTGGAAGCATTCATACTTGAAGACTTGTGCTGCCATTGATCGCGAACTAGAGCAGAATCGCAAGATAGATTCATTTTACAGTGGAACAACTGCCTTGTCAATTGTTAGACag GGTGAACTCATTATCATTGCAAACGTTGGTGACTCTCGTGCTGTGTTAGCTACAACATCAGATGATGGAAGTTTGGTACCAGTTCAGCTGACAATAGATTTCAAGCCCAATTTACCTC AAGAGGCACAGCGAATACTTGAGTCCCAAGGACGAGTTTTCTGCTTAGACGACGAGCCTGGGGTGCATAGGGTGTGGTTGCCGGATGAGGAGTTTCCAGGACTTGCCATGTCAAGGGCTTTTGGTGACTACTGCGTCAAAAAGTATGGTCTTATTTCAGTGCCTGAGGTAACACACAGGAATATAACCACCAAAGACCAGTTTGTTGTGCTAGCCACTGATGGG gtGTGGGATGTAATCTCCAATCAAGAAGCAGTGGATATTGTGTCTTCAACACCAGACAGAACAGACTCGTCTAAACGTTTGGTGGAGTGTGCAATGCGTGCATGGAAACGCAAGAGGCGAGGCATTGCAATGGATGATATTTCAGCTATTTGTCTCTTCTTTCACTCTTCACCTTCACTTGACCAAGTTGCCACCCCAGAATAG